The Streptomyces cynarae genome contains a region encoding:
- a CDS encoding ABC transporter substrate-binding protein: MHRIRAAAAGAVTVSLLTAVTACGGGSSTGGGGSNDSPKTLTYWASNQGASIEVDKKVLQPELDKFEKQTGIKVKLEVVPWSDLLNRILTATTSGQGPDVLNIGNTWSASLQATGALLPWDADNFAKIGGKDRFVDSALGSTGAPGKDPAAVPLYSMAYALYYNKKMFADAGISQPPTTWDELVADGKKLSKGGKWGLGAEGANPSENIHHAFVFAKQHGADFFTADGKPDFTGDGVVAAVKQYVDLMATDKIIAPGNAEYAQNQSVSDFAKGTNAMLLWQSASANLASQGMSADAYGIAPVPVQSGAPGTGKQVDSMVAGINLAVFKNTHNLDGAMKFVKFMTSDAEQKTLNTEYSSIPPVKTAQADSVFNTPANAVLKDTLAKSAAALPQVADESQFETAVGTAIKDLFADAAAGRAVTTDSVKAALEKAQQQMPAK, translated from the coding sequence ATGCACAGAATCCGAGCCGCGGCCGCCGGTGCGGTCACCGTTTCGCTGCTGACCGCCGTGACCGCGTGCGGCGGCGGCTCGTCGACGGGCGGCGGCGGGTCAAACGACTCGCCGAAGACGCTCACCTACTGGGCCTCCAACCAGGGCGCCAGCATCGAGGTCGACAAGAAGGTCCTCCAGCCCGAACTCGACAAGTTCGAGAAGCAGACGGGCATCAAGGTGAAGCTGGAGGTCGTCCCCTGGTCCGACCTCCTGAACCGGATCCTCACCGCGACCACCTCGGGGCAGGGTCCCGACGTCCTCAACATCGGCAACACCTGGAGCGCATCCCTGCAGGCCACCGGGGCGCTGCTCCCGTGGGACGCCGACAACTTCGCCAAGATCGGCGGCAAGGACCGCTTCGTCGACTCGGCCCTCGGCTCGACCGGGGCACCGGGCAAGGACCCGGCCGCCGTGCCGCTGTACTCGATGGCGTACGCCCTCTACTACAACAAGAAGATGTTCGCCGACGCGGGCATCTCCCAGCCGCCGACCACCTGGGACGAGCTCGTAGCCGACGGCAAGAAGCTGTCCAAGGGCGGCAAGTGGGGCCTCGGCGCCGAGGGTGCGAACCCGTCGGAGAACATCCACCACGCCTTCGTCTTCGCCAAGCAGCACGGCGCGGACTTCTTCACCGCGGACGGCAAGCCCGACTTCACAGGCGACGGGGTGGTCGCCGCGGTCAAGCAGTACGTCGACCTGATGGCGACGGACAAGATCATCGCACCGGGCAACGCCGAGTACGCCCAGAACCAGTCGGTGAGCGACTTCGCCAAGGGCACGAACGCGATGCTGCTGTGGCAGTCCGCGTCCGCCAACCTCGCATCGCAGGGCATGAGCGCTGACGCGTACGGCATAGCCCCCGTGCCCGTGCAGTCCGGCGCCCCGGGGACCGGCAAGCAGGTCGACTCCATGGTCGCGGGCATCAACCTGGCCGTCTTCAAGAACACCCACAACCTCGACGGCGCCATGAAGTTCGTGAAGTTCATGACCAGCGACGCCGAACAGAAGACCCTCAACACCGAGTACAGCTCGATCCCGCCGGTGAAGACCGCCCAGGCGGACTCCGTCTTCAACACTCCGGCGAACGCGGTCCTGAAGGACACCCTCGCCAAGAGCGCCGCCGCGCTTCCGCAGGTGGCAGACGAGTCCCAGTTCGAGACAGCGGTCGGTACCGCCATCAAGGACCTGTTCGCCGACGCGGCCGCCGGACGCGCGGTGACCACGGACTCGGTGAAGGCCGCACTCGAGAAGGCCCAGCAGCAGATGCCGGCGAAGTGA